A single window of Undibacterium sp. 5I1 DNA harbors:
- a CDS encoding chemotaxis protein CheW: protein MYTTQEPKQKPISSAAELFEFLTFRLGGEEYGIDIQTVQELRGYGEVTRIANSPNYIKGVINLRGNIVPIIDMRTKFNLDVGDYDQFTVVIILNIADQMIGIVVDSVTDVVTLSTDQIKPAPTVESMLNTIFLTGLGILEQRMLILVDIEKLILSPEFGVGEPLAA from the coding sequence ATGTATACGACTCAAGAGCCAAAGCAGAAGCCAATATCCTCGGCAGCCGAGCTATTCGAGTTCTTAACGTTTCGACTTGGCGGCGAAGAATATGGGATTGATATCCAAACAGTTCAAGAACTACGTGGATATGGAGAGGTAACGCGGATCGCTAACTCACCAAATTACATCAAAGGCGTAATCAATTTGCGGGGAAATATCGTCCCGATCATTGATATGCGTACTAAATTTAATCTCGATGTTGGTGACTATGACCAATTTACCGTAGTAATTATTCTGAATATCGCCGATCAAATGATCGGAATCGTCGTCGATAGTGTGACGGACGTCGTCACACTATCGACCGATCAAATCAAGCCCGCACCAACCGTTGAATCTATGTTGAATACAATTTTTCTTACGGGTCTTGGCATCTTGGAGCAGCGTATGTTGATCTTGGTCGATATTGAAAAATTAATATTGAGTCCGGAATTTGGAGTTGGAGAGCCACTCGCAGCATGA